Proteins from one Penicillium digitatum chromosome 2, complete sequence genomic window:
- a CDS encoding Monooxygenase, FAD-binding — MAKRHESTQDDLKIAIAGAGYGGLTAAIAFARLLPLNVSLTIFEQATELKAVGASIGIGPNGLRSLYKLGVNPALIEEVASRQPSGRPFVYLHWLTGEVLKETAHHAVKDPRDAMARFHRADLQKLLLESLPEKVTMKLSKRVKSVRVQSPQDGGGVLLAFEDETTFEADLLVGADGIHSVVRKAFAPNHSLRWTGDILFRSTFDRSLVEKIEDLPADAVFHCGPNENFLFTSRLGTSGAVCKPRGEHKLARKMKANGPQGKTQYTVVGQTQSDPDDPENPSRTAQWNTEGDVTTLRDLYKGWHPTVEKILKATPTTRLYPNHLGIPLKSMVSETCVALIGDAGHTHGGAFASGGSQAMNDTHALALALAHIWPTEKNAKPDRPQVARALALFDGTRRPHVNKLIDLVQIGLAARQAKLRDVRKVEETDKERRERISGLSDIAWLAEHDVEAAFRDFAQTEFAKL; from the exons GGAATTGAAAGCGGTTGGTGCAAGCATTGGAATAGGACCAAATGGCCTGCGCTCTCTTTACAAGCTCGGCGTCAACCCGGCGCTGATTGAAGAGGTCGCTTCTCGACAGCCTAGTGGTCGACCTTTTGTCTACCTCCACTGGTTAACAGGCGAGGTGCTTAAAGAAACCGCCCACCATGCAGTTAAAGATCCTCGCGATGCCATGGCTCGCTTCCATCGAGCAGACCTTCAGAAACTTTTGCTAGAGAGTTTACCCGAGAAAGTGACAATGAAGCTCAGCAAGAGAGTGAAGTCAGTGCGGGTCCAGTCACCGCAAGATGGCGGAGGCGTTCTGCTTGCTTTCGAAGACGAAACTACCTTCGAAGCAGACCTCTTGGTGGGCGCAGACGGCATTCACTCGGTGGTCAGGAAAGCTTTTGCTCCAAATCACAGTCTCCGATGGACGGGAGACATTCTCTTTAGGTCTACCTTTGATAGATCTTTGGTGGAAAAGATCGAAGATCTACCCGCTGACGCTGTGTTCCACTGTGGACCAAATGAGAACTTCCTCTTCACATCCCGATTAGGTACGTCAGGCGCTGTCTGCAAACCAAGGGGGGAGCATAAGCTTGCCCGGAAAATGAAAGCCAACGGGCCGCAAGGGAAAACCCAGTACACTGTCGTCGGTCAAACGCAGTCTGATCCCGATGATCCAGAAAATCCATCTCGAACAGCACAGTGGAATACGGAAGGGGACGTGACTACATTGAGAGACTTATACAAG GGCTGGCATCCAACCGTGGAAAAAATCCTAAAAGCGACACCAACCACGCGACTCTATCCAAACCACCTGGGCATACCTCTGAAATCAATGGTCTCCGAAACCTGTGTTGCTTTAATTGGCGATGCCGGACATACCCACGGTGGCGCGTTCGCGTCCGGGGGCTCCCAGGCAATGAACGATACCCACGCTCTTGCGTTGGCCTTGGCTCATATCTGGCCAACCGAAAAGAACGCAAAGCCAGACCGTCCTCAAGTGGCGAGGGCATTGGCTCTATTTGATGGAACCCGGCGCCCTCATGTCAACAAGCTCATTGATCTAGTGCAGATTGGGTTGGCCGCTCGGCAGGCGAAATTGAGAGATGTGCGGAAGGTGGAAGAGACTGATAAAGAGCGAAGGGAGAGAATATCGGGGCTGTCTGATATTGCATGGCTTGCGGAGCACGATGTTGAAGCTGCATTCCGAGACTTCGCGCAGACCGAATTTGCGaagctttaa
- a CDS encoding Glycoside hydrolase, family 71 — MIWKSFFSAVAPLAHIFPALAAPTLDLELASQSQDKHVFAHFMVGIVKDYQLSDWKEDMTTAQSIGIDAFALNCASVDSYTPTQLALAYEAAQQVNFKVFISFDFAYWTNGDTTKITEYMNQYAGHPAQMQYKGGAVVSSFVGDSFNWEAVKQGTSHPLYALPNLQDPAEATTGPAKSADGAFSWLAWPTDGGNSIIPGPMTTVWDDRFVHYLAGKTYMAPVSPWFSTHFNTKNWVFVCENLPTLRWEQMLSLQPDLIEIVSWNDYGESHYIGPYSTHHSDDGSSQWAADMPHGGWRNLFKPYIAAYKSGAKTPTVEADEVVYWYRPTPKGVVCTGDNLSAPMGTDMLSDSIFVATMLTSSATLTVQSGNNAPVSIDVPAGIVTSNVTMGVGAQSFKVTRNGQTILSGQGGLAVQDNCVHYNFNVYVGSITGSRPSGLAAVRALEREGSFDYIRVFERKSTAGGLWAYEPEPDSFQVNTQSEVPKIPSQLAARTPCLMPATPEPQGLRGAAYETLDTNAGARTLAFTHTPLPNGNSVASIRKFGRDNPSRPRHLALHYLQDLFIPFLHLLVVETTVEKAEKTDDGQWKLTLRRRNVEHGTSNPPKDYWWEERFDALVKIVIVGGGISAADLVEDLHEIVKGPLYVSRRSDVGFLEDAWCLPNVISKTTISRISGASGGTVEFQDGTSITGVDKVIFATGYKISYPFLPFEAVAPQNRLAGFYQHLFQIGDPSLAVIGQVRAAISFRIYEYQAVAVSRFLAGRSKELPRKAEQEEWEERRLQYKGSTELFHGTKPDSVDYYGWLREFAGHPAGKPTEHLLPEFEENWVQSDVEILLARQQYWASLLAKHRALDHTTKASS; from the exons ATGATTTGGAAATCTTTCTTTAGTGCTGTGGCCCCATTGGCCCATATCTTCCCAGCCTTAGCTGCCCCTACTCTCGATTTGGAGTTGGCTAGTCAATCACAAGACAAACATGTCTTTGCCCACTTCATG GTTGGAATAGTGAAAGACTACCAGCTATCAGACTGGAAAGAAGACATGACGACAGCCCAATCCATCGGCATTGACGCATTCGCACTGAACTGCGCCAGCGTAGACAGCTACACCCCAACCCAGCTAGCCCTAGCCTACGAAGCCGCCCAGCAGGTCAACTTCAAAGTGTTCATCTCCTTTGATTTTGCGTACTGGACCAACGGGGACACAACAAAGATCACAGAGTACATGAATCAATATGCAGGCCACCCGGCACAGATGCAGTACAAGGGAGGTGCAGTAGTAAGTTCATTTGTCGGAGACAGTTTCAATTGGGAAGCAGTGAAGCAAGGCACATCCCACCCTCTTTACGCATTGCCCAACCTCCAAGATCCAGCCGAGGCTACGACCGGTCCTGCGAAGAGTGCGGATGGTGCGTTCTCGTGGTTGGCGTGGCCTACCGATGGGGGAAATAGCATCATCCCAGGACCGATGACTACGGTCTGGGATGATAGATTTGTTCATTATCTCGCGGGAAAAACTTATATGGCTC CCGTCTCACCTTGGTTCTCCACGCACTTCAACACCAAGAACTGGGTTTTCGTTTGCGAGAATCTGCCAACATTACGTTGGGAACAAATGCTTTCCCTTCAGCCGGATCTGATTGAGATTGTTTCATGGAATG ACTACGGCGAATCCCACTACATCGGCCCTTACTCAACCCACCACAGCGACGACGGCTCTTCTCAGTGGGCAGCGGACATGCCCCACGGCGGTTGGCGTAACCTATTCAAGCCCTATATCGCAGCCTACAAATCCGGCGCAAAAACACCTACCGTGGAAGCAGACGAAGTTGTGTACTGGTACCGACCTACACCCAAGGGCGTCGTGTGCACGGGAGATAACCTGTCAGCACCAATGGGTACTGATATGCTCAGTGATAGTATCTTCGTCGCGACTATGTTAACAAGCTCAGCTACCTTGACTGTGCAGAGTGGGAACAATGCTCCGGTTAGCATTGATGTTCCGGCGGGGATTGTTACTTCGAATGTGACGATGGGGGTTGGGGCCCAGTCTTTCAAGGTGACTCGCAATGGACAGACGATTTTGAGTGGCCAGGGAGGTTTGGCTGTTCAGGATAATTGTGTTCATTACAACTTCAACGTTTATGTTGGGTCGATCACTGGAAGTA GGCCCTCCGGACTGGCAGCTGTGAGGGCGCTTGAACGAGAAGGATCATTTGATTATATCCGTGTTTTTGAGCGAAAGAGTACGGCTGGCGGTTTATG GGCTTATGAGCCAGAACCAGACAGTTTTCAAGTGAACACTCAAAGCGAGGTCCCGAAGATTCCTAGTCAACTTGCAGCCAGAACTCCTTGTCTCATGCCGGCGACCCCAGAGCCTCAGGGCCTCCGGGGAGCGGCCTATGAGACCCTTGACACTAATGCCGGGGCCCGCACACTGGCCTTCACGCACACGCCGCTGCCAAATGGCAATTCGGTAGCCTCTATACGGAAATTCGGTCGAGACAATCCATCTCGACCGCGTCATCTTGCTTTACACTATCTGCAGGATCTGTTTATTCCTTTTCTACATTTACTCGTTGTTGAGACCACTGTTGAAAAGGCCGAGAAAACTGATGACGGTCAATGGAAGCTCACGCTACGACGCCGAAACGTCGAACACGGCACATCAAATCCACCGAAGGATTACTGGTGGGAAGAGCGATTTGATGCATTGGTG AAAATTGTCATTGTGGGCGGCGGCATATCCGCTGCAGACCTTGTTGAGGACCTCCACGAAATCGTCAAGGGCCCGCTGTACGTCTCCCGACGCAGCGATGTGGGCTTCCTCGAAGATGCATGGTGTCTTCCCAACGTGATCAGTAAAACGACAATCTCGCGCATATCCGGTGCTTCTGGCGGTACGGTAGAGTTCCAGGATGGGACAAGCATCACGGGCGTCGACAAGGTTATTTTCGCTACAGGATACAAGATATCGTATCCGTTTTTGCCTTTCGAGGCTGTTGCTCCTCAGAACAGACTGGCCGGATTCTATCAGCACCTTTTCCAAATCGGTGATCCCTCCCTTGCTGTAATCGGTCAG GTCCGAGCAGCAATCAGCTTCCGCATCTACGAGTATCAGGCTGTGGCGGTTAGTCGTTTCCTAGCTGGGCGTTCTAAAGAATTGCCTCGCAAAGCAGAACAAGAGGAATGGGAGGAACGGAGACTACAGTACAAGGGTTCTACCGAGCTGTTCCACGGAACAAAGCCGGATTCTGTGGACTACTATGGCTGGCTGCGAGAATTCGCAGGTCACCCAGCAGGAAAGCCTACGGAACATCTCCTGCCGGAATTTGAGGAAAATTGGGTTCAGAGCGATGTAGAAATCTTATTGGCGAGGCAGCAGTATTGGGCATCCCTCCTAGCTAAGCATCGTGCTTTGGATCATACAACAAAGGCATCGAGTTGA